The proteins below come from a single Brachyspira hampsonii genomic window:
- a CDS encoding ABC transporter ATP-binding protein, protein MIKCENISKIYKTKDYNIAANKNISLEIKDGEIVWVAGVSGAGKSTLLHILSSIDIPTEGAVYWNDKEVSRLSDRERSSFRLLNIGLILQSLELLKTQSVFDNVALPLKFLNESSSNINKKVNEILENLKIDNLKKKKPEQLSGGQKQRVAIARALVSEAPYIFGDEISANLDTDTSKFIYEYIRRTIKRRNGIGFFISHDELIENYADTKYIMRDGGLILNI, encoded by the coding sequence ATGATAAAATGCGAAAATATATCAAAAATATATAAGACTAAAGATTATAATATAGCAGCAAATAAAAATATTAGTTTGGAGATAAAAGACGGAGAAATTGTTTGGGTGGCTGGAGTTTCTGGAGCTGGTAAAAGTACGCTTCTTCATATACTTTCAAGTATAGATATTCCTACAGAGGGAGCAGTTTATTGGAATGATAAAGAGGTTTCAAGATTGAGTGATAGAGAAAGAAGCAGTTTCAGACTTTTAAATATCGGGCTTATTTTACAGTCGCTTGAACTATTAAAAACTCAGAGTGTATTTGATAATGTGGCACTTCCTCTTAAATTTTTAAATGAAAGTTCTTCTAATATAAATAAAAAAGTTAATGAAATATTAGAAAACTTAAAAATAGATAATTTAAAAAAGAAAAAACCAGAACAGCTTTCAGGAGGACAAAAACAGAGAGTTGCCATAGCTAGAGCATTGGTAAGCGAAGCCCCTTATATATTCGGCGATGAGATAAGTGCGAATTTAGATACTGACACGAGCAAGTTTATTTATGAATATATAAGAAGAACTATAAAGAGAAGAAACGGCATAGGCTTTTTTATTTCGCATGATGAATTGATAGAGAATTATGCTGATACAAAATACATTATGAGAGATGGAGGACTAATACTCAATATATAG
- a CDS encoding glycosyltransferase family 10 domain-containing protein, with the protein MKDKLLLKKNLIEYLVWPIPIRIIRNKIRIDSVYLKDLGYKINYNHYKNSIKDKKTFFVRNDWPVNEKEFSENIFYNLIKKYYINDLEIGYNPDIEYFGPVGKRYFLEHSKAKIKIFYTGECVSKNAINKTWAQYSDNCIDYVDLSLSFDRLDENRYKNYVRFPIWIYANFPEILHSKNYTKDDIKKVIDNINKAKSKKNKFASLIASHDISNIRTQMYNKIYKIDYINCPGKLFHNDDTLKQDFNNDKIEYLRDFKFNICPENTISDGYITEKLFDAFKSGCIPIYNGDENIELDLVNKNALLFFKKDEDNDEVIKEIEKLHKDDKLFDSFQKQIKIYDSMVDYLWERRTKILNRLETLINERLK; encoded by the coding sequence ATGAAAGATAAATTATTATTAAAAAAGAATTTGATTGAGTATTTAGTTTGGCCTATTCCTATAAGGATCATAAGAAATAAAATAAGAATAGATTCTGTTTATTTAAAAGATTTGGGATACAAAATAAATTATAATCATTACAAAAATAGTATAAAGGATAAAAAAACATTTTTTGTCAGAAATGATTGGCCTGTAAATGAAAAAGAGTTTAGTGAAAATATTTTTTATAATTTAATAAAAAAATATTATATTAATGATTTAGAAATAGGATATAATCCTGATATAGAATATTTCGGACCTGTAGGTAAAAGATATTTTTTAGAGCATTCTAAAGCTAAAATAAAAATATTTTATACGGGTGAATGCGTATCTAAAAATGCCATTAATAAAACTTGGGCACAATATTCTGATAACTGCATTGATTATGTTGATTTGTCGCTTAGTTTTGATAGATTAGATGAAAATAGGTATAAAAATTATGTGCGTTTCCCAATTTGGATATATGCTAATTTCCCTGAAATATTGCATAGTAAAAATTATACTAAAGATGATATAAAAAAAGTTATAGATAATATTAATAAAGCTAAATCAAAAAAAAATAAATTTGCTTCGTTAATTGCTAGTCATGATATAAGCAATATAAGAACTCAAATGTATAATAAAATATATAAAATAGATTATATAAATTGTCCTGGGAAGTTATTTCATAATGATGATACATTAAAACAAGATTTTAATAATGATAAAATAGAATATCTGAGAGATTTTAAATTCAATATATGTCCTGAAAATACTATTAGTGATGGATATATAACTGAAAAACTTTTTGATGCTTTTAAGTCAGGCTGCATACCCATATATAATGGCGATGAAAACATAGAACTTGATTTAGTTAATAAGAATGCATTACTATTTTTTAAAAAAGATGAAGATAATGATGAAGTTATAAAAGAAATAGAAAAATTACATAAAGATGACAAATTATTTGATTCTTTTCAGAAACAGATAAAAATATATGATTCTATGGTTGATTATCTTTGGGAAAGAAGAACTAAAATACTGAATAGATTAGAAACTCTCATAAATGAAAGATTAAAATAA
- a CDS encoding ABC transporter ATP-binding protein, whose amino-acid sequence METLISARNIEKKFNKNVILKNVNFDINKGEIIVLVGPNGSGKTTLINILLGILKADKGELKINIDNYKKHIGVQLQSTPFFDGYSVKDNILMFSALYDIKMTDEEIESITKKYGLNPKTLAIKLSGGEQKKLAIMIATMQNPDLLIFDEPTASLDPRERYNVKNMLLEFVKNNKTILFTSHDLEEVDDLAGKIVFLYKGEILESGSKEELLNKYNFDSLEKLYLHITKY is encoded by the coding sequence ATGGAAACATTGATTAGTGCTAGAAATATAGAAAAGAAATTTAATAAAAATGTTATTTTAAAAAATGTTAATTTTGATATAAATAAAGGTGAAATAATAGTACTTGTAGGTCCTAATGGGTCAGGAAAAACTACATTAATTAATATATTATTAGGAATATTAAAAGCTGATAAAGGCGAATTAAAAATAAATATAGATAATTATAAAAAACATATAGGAGTTCAGCTTCAGTCTACTCCATTTTTTGATGGATATAGTGTAAAAGATAATATATTAATGTTTTCAGCACTTTATGATATAAAGATGACCGATGAAGAAATAGAAAGCATTACAAAAAAATACGGATTGAATCCTAAAACTCTTGCTATAAAACTTTCAGGGGGTGAACAGAAGAAACTTGCTATAATGATAGCTACTATGCAAAATCCGGACTTACTTATATTTGATGAGCCTACTGCAAGTTTGGATCCTAGAGAAAGGTATAATGTTAAAAATATGTTATTAGAGTTTGTTAAAAATAATAAGACTATACTTTTTACTTCTCATGATTTAGAGGAAGTTGATGACCTTGCTGGCAAAATAGTATTTTTATATAAAGGCGAGATATTAGAAAGTGGCAGCAAAGAAGAACTTTTAAATAAATATAACTTTGACAGTTTGGAGAAGCTTTACCTGCATATTACTAAATATTAA
- a CDS encoding permease prefix domain 1-containing protein, translating to MKSEEYINDSKEEAFKKALKSFGNVDSLLEELSKDAKIINKYILYLFAGIIDIFIAAFLSLLLCFISLKNNNISFFSYINNSLIASIFFIISGIIAIFLTTVIPFINMRSIYEVVEYTYNYYKINLKYSIIGFFIISLAVFIFNMFFSPHHIWFVFVIIYFLSWPLTVFFFYKFFKNSDKNINGNSNEY from the coding sequence ATGAAAAGTGAAGAATATATAAATGATTCTAAAGAAGAAGCTTTTAAAAAGGCTCTTAAATCTTTCGGGAATGTAGATTCACTTCTTGAAGAATTATCCAAGGATGCAAAAATTATTAATAAATATATATTATATTTATTTGCCGGTATTATTGATATTTTTATTGCGGCTTTTTTAAGTTTATTATTATGCTTTATATCTTTGAAAAATAATAATATATCATTTTTTTCTTATATAAATAATTCATTGATTGCTAGTATATTTTTTATTATTTCTGGAATAATTGCTATTTTTTTAACTACAGTTATACCATTTATTAATATGCGTAGTATATATGAGGTAGTTGAATATACTTATAATTATTATAAAATCAATTTAAAATATTCTATAATAGGTTTTTTTATTATATCTTTAGCCGTATTTATATTCAATATGTTCTTTAGTCCGCATCATATTTGGTTTGTATTTGTTATTATATATTTTTTATCTTGGCCTTTGACTGTATTTTTCTTTTATAAGTTTTTTAAAAATTCTGATAAAAATATTAATGGAAATAGTAATGAATATTAA
- a CDS encoding helix-turn-helix transcriptional regulator, which translates to MESYWGDESHGGRRKYYKITEEGKKFLKEDRYIWLFTKKIIDKLLDIE; encoded by the coding sequence ATAGAAAGTTATTGGGGCGATGAAAGTCATGGCGGAAGAAGAAAATATTATAAAATTACAGAAGAAGGTAAAAAGTTTTTGAAAGAAGATAGATATATATGGCTATTCACAAAGAAGATAATAGATAAACTTCTTGATATTGAATAG
- a CDS encoding ABC transporter permease codes for MKTIFKLTMKKAIRDPFLIFWSIFFPLVIVISLGLFFKMESYTVHILTAMSCVSVLAYSFMTTSFNVLSQRMRGVYNLLKVTPLPLYKYIISLSCAWVIISIISCLFVFFVCALFFKLEFYFVSILLFLPVIILASLLYIFISFFVSSLVKNNETASILYNIILMASMFLSDGYYSLYNAPNIVQILSKLNIFQYFLNAFRGAFYFDFHAYFIGIAVLLVCLIIALILAVNTFRYADK; via the coding sequence ATGAAAACTATATTTAAACTTACAATGAAAAAAGCTATAAGAGATCCTTTTCTTATATTTTGGTCTATATTTTTTCCTTTGGTGATAGTTATATCATTAGGGCTTTTTTTCAAAATGGAAAGCTATACTGTGCATATACTTACTGCTATGAGTTGTGTGAGTGTTCTTGCTTATTCTTTTATGACTACTAGTTTTAATGTACTTAGTCAGAGAATGCGAGGCGTTTATAATCTGCTTAAAGTAACACCTCTTCCTTTATACAAATATATTATAAGTTTATCTTGTGCTTGGGTAATAATATCTATTATAAGTTGTTTATTTGTATTTTTTGTATGTGCTTTATTTTTTAAATTAGAATTTTATTTTGTTTCTATACTTTTATTTTTGCCTGTAATTATATTGGCATCTTTGCTTTATATATTTATAAGCTTCTTTGTTTCTAGTCTTGTAAAAAATAATGAGACAGCAAGTATATTATATAATATTATTTTAATGGCTTCTATGTTTTTAAGTGATGGGTATTATTCATTATATAATGCTCCTAATATAGTGCAAATTTTAAGCAAATTAAATATTTTTCAGTATTTTTTGAATGCTTTTAGAGGTGCTTTTTATTTTGATTTTCATGCTTATTTTATTGGTATAGCTGTACTTCTAGTATGTTTAATAATTGCTTTAATTCTTGCAGTTAATACTTTTAGATATGCTGATAAATAA
- a CDS encoding streptolysin S family TOMM toxin: MIRYSSKLRTTCSLKSQSVVLTPGGCCCTCCCTCCVSITINK; encoded by the coding sequence ATGATTAGATATTCTTCTAAACTAAGAACAACATGTTCTCTAAAAAGTCAATCTGTTGTGTTGACTCCTGGAGGATGTTGCTGTACTTGTTGTTGTACTTGCTGCGTTAGCATAACAATCAACAAGTAA
- the gmd gene encoding GDP-mannose 4,6-dehydratase encodes MKKALITGITGQDGSYLAELLLEKGYEVHGIIRRSSSLNTERIDHLYKDPHINDVKMFLHYGDLSDSSNLSRLLEKVQPDEIYNLAAQSHVRVSFDMPEYTADVVGLGTIRILDAIKDTRIKTKFYQASTSELYGKVVETPQTEKTPFYPRSPYACAKLYSYWITVNYRESYDMYACNGILFNHESPRRGETFVTKKITHAIARILNKEQDKLYLGNLDSKRDWGYAKDYVEAMWLMLQQEKADDYVIATGETHSVREFLDEAFGLVGLDWKKYVEIDPRYYRPAEVDLLLGDPTKAKEKLGWKPKTTFKELVKIMLEYDLNNVGLSLDKLKK; translated from the coding sequence ATGAAAAAAGCACTTATAACAGGAATTACAGGACAAGATGGTTCATATTTAGCAGAACTTTTATTAGAAAAAGGATATGAAGTACATGGTATAATAAGAAGAAGTTCATCACTTAATACTGAAAGGATAGATCATTTATACAAAGATCCTCATATTAATGATGTAAAAATGTTTCTCCATTATGGTGATTTATCAGATAGCTCCAATTTGTCAAGACTATTAGAAAAAGTGCAGCCTGATGAAATATATAATTTGGCTGCTCAAAGCCATGTAAGAGTGAGTTTTGACATGCCTGAATATACTGCTGATGTTGTAGGTCTTGGTACTATAAGAATACTTGATGCTATAAAAGATACTAGGATAAAAACTAAATTCTATCAGGCATCAACAAGCGAATTATATGGAAAAGTTGTTGAAACTCCTCAAACAGAAAAAACACCTTTCTATCCTAGAAGTCCGTATGCATGTGCTAAATTATATTCATATTGGATAACTGTTAATTACAGAGAAAGCTACGATATGTACGCTTGCAATGGTATACTATTTAATCATGAAAGTCCAAGACGCGGTGAAACTTTTGTAACAAAAAAAATCACACATGCTATAGCTAGAATACTTAATAAAGAACAAGATAAATTATATTTAGGAAACTTGGATTCTAAAAGAGACTGGGGATATGCTAAAGATTATGTTGAGGCTATGTGGCTTATGCTGCAGCAAGAAAAGGCTGATGATTATGTTATAGCTACAGGTGAAACTCATTCAGTAAGAGAATTTTTAGATGAAGCTTTCGGACTTGTTGGGCTTGATTGGAAAAAGTATGTAGAGATAGATCCTAGATATTATAGACCTGCTGAGGTTGATCTTTTACTTGGAGATCCTACAAAAGCAAAAGAAAAATTAGGATGGAAGCCAAAAACTACTTTCAAAGAATTAGTAAAAATAATGCTTGAATATGATCTAAATAATGTTGGATTAAGTTTAGATAAATTAAAAAAATAA
- a CDS encoding PadR family transcriptional regulator, producing the protein MYIESDIIRGNIDAVVLHFLEYNDSYGYELSKLITDKTNGEYEINGQTLYSAIRRLLR; encoded by the coding sequence ATGTATATAGAAAGTGATATTATAAGAGGTAATATAGATGCTGTGGTTCTGCATTTTTTGGAGTATAATGATTCTTACGGTTATGAGCTTTCTAAATTAATTACTGATAAAACTAATGGAGAATATGAGATTAATGGTCAGACTTTATACAGTGCTATAAGAAGGCTCTTAAGGTAA